One region of Culex pipiens pallens isolate TS chromosome 2, TS_CPP_V2, whole genome shotgun sequence genomic DNA includes:
- the LOC120422664 gene encoding leucine-rich repeat neuronal protein 3: MKLFSKVLLISVAVCSTLVLAVEDDQSKASNSTKDDTSNATKKQDQDTDQKLPNPLCASCTCDAPQKTFKCSSMKLSSKLFNTTGWASLNDSGLAVDVMLLDRNGITEVPVFPNLDVRVLDLSHNNISVIAKKAFFALSKLEVLDLSYNMLTTKSLVPAVFEGPYSADDYEPLGQLRVLRLGYNQLHSLDADLFEHMPNLQELSLVSNVFKTIDTLTENALSSVRTLLSLDLSYMELNSVPGGFLNAIGDLTHLNLTGNLLETIPEGLRFAQKLKWLSLDENPVGNIQGDHVFPALKSLEYLSLSYMSPLKVIGRGAFSGLQALQEVHISNNPVLSYLHVDAFAREDPDDPTRQNWPRVKRFYLHNNNLSSLDAQLLTHWAEMELVDIRQNPWNCDCDNQWLVETLVPVIEKTTPNTLNNIVCASPPQMAGQSMVELQHKHSQLRCGDKYGNNPAGDGALLIGLLIGVLAGIPLTAAVILIYRRGCFGLVRRGPADYSRAFYSRATNDDF; encoded by the exons GACACCTCCAACGCCACCAAAAAACAGGACCAGGACACTGACCAGAAACTCCCGAATCCACTGTGCGCATCCTGCACCTGCGACGCCCCCCAGAAAACCTTCAAGTGCTCCTCAATGAAGCTATCCTCCAAACTGTTCAACACCACTGGCTGGGCCAGCCTTAACGACTCCGGACTGGCCGTTGACGTCATGCTGCTGGACCGAAACGGCATCACCGAGGTCCCAGTGTTTCCCAACCTGGACGTCCGAGTGTTGGACTTGAGCCACAACAACATCTCCGTGATCGCCAAGAAGGCTTTCTTTGCGTTGAGCAAACTTGAGGTGCTGGATTTGTCGTACAACATGCTGACCACAAAGTCGCTGGTTCCGGCAGTTTTTGAGGGTCCCTATTCGGCGGACGATTACGAACCGTTGGGGCAGTTGAGGGTTCTCCGACTCGGGTATAATCAGCTTCACTCGCTGGACGCGGATTTGTTCGAGCACATGCCGAATCTGCAGGAATTGAGTCTGGTTTCGAACGTCTTCAAAACCATTGATACCTTGACGGAGAATGCTTTGTCTAGTGTGAGGACACTTCTCTCTCTGGATCTAAGTTATATGGAGTTGAACTCGGTGCCGGGAGGTTTCCTGAATGCGATTGGAGATCTGACTCACCTCAACTTGACCGGAAATCTGCTGGAAACCATCCCGGAAGGGCTGCGATTCGCACAGAAGCTCAAGTGGTTGAGTTTGGACGAGAATCCCGTCGGGAACATTCAGGGAGATCA TGTCTTCCCCGCCCTCAAGTCCCTCGAATACCTCAGCCTGTCCTACATGTCCCCGCTCAAGGTGATTGGCCGCGGAGCGTTCAGTGGGCTGCAAGCACTCCAGGAGGTCCACATCAGCAACAATCCGGTTCTATCCTATCTCCATGTCGATGCCTTTGCCCGCGAAGATCCGGACGATCCGACGCGCCAGAATTGGCCCCGCGTCAAGCGGTTCTACCTGCACAACAATAACCTGAGCTCGCTGGACGCGCAGCTGTTGACGCACTGGGCCGAGATGGAGCTGGTGGACATCCGGCAGAACCCGTGGAACTGCGACTGCGACAATCAGTGGCTGGTGGAGACGCTGGTGCCGGTGATTGAGAAGACGACGCCGAATACGTTGAACAATATTGT TTGCGCCTCCCCCCCGCAGATGGCGGGCCAGTCGATGGTGGAGCTGCAGCACAAGCACAGCCAGCTGCGATGCGGCGACAAGTACGGCAACAACCCCGCCGGCGACGGTGCCCTCCTGATTGGCCTGCTGATCGGTGTCCTGGCCGGAATCCCGCTTACCGCGGCCGTCATCCTGATTTACCGCCGGGGCTGTTTCGGGCTGGTGCGGCGCGGTCCGGCCGACTACTCGCGGGCCTTCTACAGCAGAGCCACCAATGACGATTTTTAA